In Rattus rattus isolate New Zealand chromosome 9, Rrattus_CSIRO_v1, whole genome shotgun sequence, a genomic segment contains:
- the Znf750 gene encoding zinc finger protein 750, whose translation MSLLKERKPKKPHYIPRPPGKPFKYKCFQCPFTCNEKSHLFNHMKYGLCKNSITLVSEQDRIPKCPKSSSLDPKQTHQPEPTSKPATSKSLLNGLSSFDPKSQQGSAKEDAKENLEMQARGAHKGPQKPALQKEMTPEAILSTQPSLDNGVRSSAFVPVGEHRLRGPEDTEAPEMLALTNSTTKATSFHAKSAFHTPGYPWKAGSPFLPPEFPHKIPPTKGFGAISPYMHPAIPEYPPPFYTEHGLAALYSPYLLTGSTPECETTLLSVYGAQDQRHFLSHPGPIPKHLSTSPSAYDHYRFFQQYHSNLQIPYGFYRPESAFPSYSLRLPSVTGITRDQNPRLLEDAALAYPASSPTELNLSNSHRKHTEFEKESPVPEAKDPSKDGQRDAEEAKMSPRAGSAATGSPGRPSPTNFTQTSQTFEGLCDLSNKAASSGALERLQQPEQSPTAFKPVQRGSESPHSQPPASRTESPKSLQAVNSDPPAQTGSRTSFITEAPPSSPEDHSRIGPLNLSKKPETNPAATYGPMYASNAQADPLGFSGLQDLPLNLSVKDPCNAWAPRPALPGPPQGAEPPVPPKTETKGSEDRTSHVETQQDEAHSRTTPDVHTVDSSDEQKQTAAVALCQLAAYSPGNVRVGDEESPAQESTRREVPTLSSTENQEAQCDLRPKGQKRTSQRDAGKSQQGTKKPKLNDTVPRVLTLRKRTRVS comes from the exons ATGAGCCTCCTAAAGGAACGGAAACCAAAAAAGCCACACTATATTCCACGGCCCCCAGGAAAGCCCTTCAAGTACAAATGCTTCCAGTGTCCTTTTACATGCAATGAGAAGTCGCATCTTTTCAATCACATGAAGTACGGTCTCTGTAAAAACTCCATTACTTTAGTGTCAGAGCAAGATCGCATTCCCAAGTGTCCCAAATCTAGCTCGCTGGACCCTAAGCAGACCCACCAGCCAGAGCCCACCTCAAAGCCGGCCACTTCCAAGTCTCTCCTCAATGGACTCTCCAGCTTTGATCCAAAGTCTCAACAGGGCTCTGCAAAGGAGGATGCCAAAGAGAACCTAGAAATGCAGGCTCGGGGAGCCCACAAGGGTCCCCAGAAACCAGCCCTACAGAAAGAAATGACACCAGAAGCCATTCTCAGCACCCAGCCCAGCCTCGACAATGGGGTTAGATCTTCAGCATTTGTTCCAGTTGGGGAGCACAGACTTAGGGGGCCAGAAGACACAGAGGCTCCTGAAATGCTGGCATTAACCAACTCTACCACCAAAGCCACCTCATTCCATGCCAAGTCTGCATTCCATACTCCTGGTTATCCCTGGAAAGCTggctccccattcctccctcctgaGTTTCCACATAAAATCCCACCTACAAAGGGGTTTGGTGCCATCTCCCCCTATATGCATCCTGCAATCCCGGAGTACCCCCCTCCCTTCTACACAGAGCATGGGCTGGCTGCCCTCTACTCCCCCTACCTCCTGACTGGGAGCACACCCGAGTGTGAGACCACTTTGCTGTCTGTCTATGGAGCCCAAGACCAAAGACACTTCCTGTCTCATCCTGGGCCAATCCCCAAACACTTGAGTACATCTCCATCAGCCTACGACCACTACAGGTTTTTCCAGCAATATCACTCTAACCTGCAAATCCCTTACGGATTTTACAGACCAGAGTCTGCATTTCCTTCCTACAGTCTCAGGCTCCCATCAGTCACTGGCATCACACGAGATCAGAACCCTCGCTTGCTTGAAGATGCAGCCCTGGCTTACCCAGCCTCCAGTCCCACAGAGTTAAACCTTTCAAACtcccacaggaaacacacagagtTTGAGAAGGAAAGTCCAGTTCCTGAGGCAAAAGATCCTTCTAAAGATGGGCAAAGAGATGCAGAAGAGGCCAAAATGAGCCCCCGAGCAGGGAGCGCTGCCACAGGCTCTCCAGGAAGGCCAAGCCCCACCAACTTCACCCAAACAAGCCAAACATTCGAAGGCCTGTGTGACCTCTCAAACAAAGCGGCCTCCTCGGGGGCCCTGGAGCGACTCCAGCAGCCTGAGCAGAGCCCCACCGCCTTCAAACCTGTCCAGAGGGGCTCAGAAAGTCCTCACTCCCAACCGCCTGCAAGCAGAACAGAGTCTCCAAAAAG cCTTCAGGCCGTGAACAGTGACCCTCCGGCCCAGACAGGGAGCAGAACCTCTTTCATCACGGAGGCCCCACCCTCCAGCCCAGAGGACCACTCCAGAATAGGCCCCCTCAATCTCTCCAAGAAGCCAGAGACAAACCCTGCAGCCACTTATGGACCCATGTATGCAAGCAATGCCCAGGCAGACCCTCTGGGCTTCTCAGGGCTGCAGGACCTGCCACTCAATCTGTCTGTAAAGGATCCCTGTAATGCCTGGGCTCCAAGGCCTGCCCTCCCCGGCCCACCACAAGGTGCAGAACCTCCTGTGCCTCCAAAGACTGAGACAAAAGGTTCTGAAGACAGGACAAGCCATGTGGAGACACAGCAAGACGAGGCCCACAGCAGGACAACCCCAGATGTACACACGGTAGACAGCAGTGATGAACAGAAGCAGACAGCAGCTGTAGCTCTCTGTCAGCTGGCAGCCTACAGCCCAGGGAATGTCCGCGTGGGTGATGAGGAAAGCCCAGCCCAGGAGTCCACCCGTCGAGAGGTGCCCACCCTCAGTTCTACAGAGAACCAGGAGGCTCAGTGTGACCTCAGACCCAAAGGACAAAAGAGGACAAGTCAAAGGGATGCAGGAAAATCCCAACAAGGAACTAAAAAGCCAAAGCTGAACGACACTGTACCGAGAGTGCTCACTCTACGCAAAAGAACCCGGGTATCCTGA